From the genome of Hippoglossus stenolepis isolate QCI-W04-F060 chromosome 13, HSTE1.2, whole genome shotgun sequence:
TaaactaaagaagaagaaaataatgcAGAAGCCTTAATGGTCCCTCTCCAGAAATGGACTTGCCCAACATGACTGCAGCTGCAGGGTTCCTTCCTTTAAttttgatttgaacatttcaTTACTTTTTACCCACTTGCATTCATTTTCactgattcatattttattgcttATTGCCGTTAACCCTCtgcaagaatttaaaaaagcttaTTATTAGTAGTAACATTGTACGTATTGGTCTAGACTCTTAAATTAACATTTCcttcattaaaaagtaaatttgGACTTTAAATAATTTGCGGCTAAAACAACAGTTACATTTTTTGAGGTGAGCTGTCGTTAACTAAAGTGATTCTATTGGTTTTCTTGTAAAGAGGTAAAGAGTTCCTTTAAACTGGCAACGGAGAAGATAATTAGCAGCTCAAAGAATCTCCTTTGATTCTGTCTAATTATTCCCCCTCCagtgaaaatcaagtttttaaacatgttaacatCTCCCCCTTGTGCCTTTTATAAGAAATACTTCAAGAGAAATAAGTAGTCAGTGCCATGGCTGATTATTTCTGAATATTTAGGTATTAAAATCCTGTTTCAGTCCCGGTTAGACAAGGTAACAAGCATCAGACTAACTCAGTCAACAGAGAACAACACAGGCTGGTGACAGACTgacaaaaatatgtatttttgaaaGCAAGATGTAGAAAAATGTTGAATCCCATCAGGACAATATTGGTGTCGCCTGAAGGTCTGAACTTGGAAAATACCTTCCAGCACATGCAGAGGCCACGCTGAACAATCCTGTAACTGCCTAAAAGCCTCTGAGGCCGAGTAACAAGAACTCAAACTGCATTTCTAATTTTAACTGATCGTTGGCCATGAAAAGAAAGTGGTCACATGTGCTAAGATATCATATGAAGTGCATCACGTGGCTGATTAGAAAAGCTTGAAGACACGATTAGCCCATTGAAATCAgtcaaactgcacaaactcCTGCACATCCAGGTGCTGAATCTAGAGAGTGTGGCGCAGCACAGTGCACACTTCAAGGAGGCGCTTCACTAATATGCTGCCTTGGTGCGTCTCACACCGTCAGGAAAGGCTGGGTTTGCTCTGTGAGTGTGCAAAGGGCCAGACTGTGAAATGCATTACATCTGCATGAACTTCCAAACAAGCAGCAAGTATCAAAAAAGGGACTAATATACAAAGTCCAGTACAAAGAGGCTACATCGTCCTTAAAATAGTGATGGGAGCTCTATTCCAAggttttcaaacacacacacgcacgcacacaaacaaacacacacgcacacacacacacacactactgctCCACTTCTGTTAGTGTTAAGATCAAGTTCAACATTTACCATTTCATTTGGTCACATGACACTACAGTAATCACTGATCATGTCCAGCACCTTGAGTACCATAGAGTTTCttttcacagagaaaacattaaaaaggagAAATCAGAAGTTCAGTCCATGACGGCTGATATGtgaacgtaaaaaaaaaaaaaaaaaggagattgTAGAATTGGTTGGGCCGTCTCAACACTgtagaaaataaatagtttcaATAGGAGGCACTGGGGTAGTTCAATGTCTCTGAAAGCTTCCAGATTGTCAACTCAGCGAGATCCACCATCGCCACCTAGtggaacaaagaaaacaatttacTAGTAGTGCATCAGCATTGAAACCTTCATGTATTGTAAACAATATaatctataaaaaaatatgaatatgagaCAAGAGATCAGAGTTTTAACCTTTTAGACCTGCCCATGTTTCAATTAagcaaattgtgtgtgtgtgtgacgctgCTTTTTCgcccagagatatttgttttctttcacacatacactaaCATGCAGGTATGGGCTGAGTGATGATTTACTTTGTGTCTGACGGTTGGATCACGAACAGAGACTTCCTTCGTGGGGTGAGACAGTGTGTAGAGGGATAAGGCTTTCACACAGCTCGCTGTCTTCTGGCAGTCTGTGGGTGGACAGAACAGTCTGTCAATCGTCACCACAGTCGTCATTACTACTTTCTTCCCTCACCAAAGTGGGACAAGCATTCAAAGAAGAATAGTCAGTCAAGCATGTACACCTGATGACAGACGAAGACACATTCAGGCTGCGTTTTAATACCAGGTGCGAACAGGGCCTTGGTTTATTCACACGTACGAAATGCTACATTTCTAAAGAAAGCtatcaaattgtatttttgtcCAATTTTCTCCCAGTTTGAAACGACCAATTTCCAGCACATGACTCCTCCTGTTGGCCTGAGGAGGTTGGAAAAGGTTGGATGAACCTTGAAGAAGATTTTTGGAAGGAGCGGATTTCGATTACCTCGAAAGGTACTGGAACAAATGGCTGCTTGAATCAGgttaaaatgaatacaaataatttgTAGTTATGGGACATACTTGTGTCTGCAAGCACACTGATAAATGtggttaagataagataagacaatcGGGGGAAATTAGTGGTTAACGTAGTCCACAGTGGATTTTGTCACATGACTTCCCAGTGGAGAACCAGGGTGTTAAATACCTCTGGATGCGATGTTTCCTGCAAATGAAGGCGTATACTCTCCGGAGCCCCACCAGCACGGGGTCCCAGTTGTTGTAGTGGCATAAGACCGTGGCAatgatgaaggagaggaagacggGGACCGCGCCCGCGAAAAACAGCCAAGAAAAACGtacctgttcacacacacacagaccaaagtCACTAGTTACAACTATTATCATTCCAGCAAAGTTTTCTAGGTTTACGAGTCATTTGATTTGTAACTTGATAAACAAATACTTGAACAGTTTAGTTAAATTGCAAATAAGATCTATCtaatttatttacattcaaacaaactaTTAGccgaggggactgttgggtcttggctgACGTATGAACTTTACTGAGTTCCATTCAAGCTTTCATCTGCTTTGCCTAACTTCAAATTGAAGTTTTGCAGATGCTGAACAAACATGATCTTAACCCTTATTTTAAACTCTGGCACAGAGTGTGTGATACCTGTTGAAGGGACACTTACCTTCTGCATACAGATGTCTGCCATGATAGAGAGCGGGATGGTGAGGCTCAATGATAGAGTTCCTATGAGAGAGGATGTGAGGAAACAGCCCCTGTAAACAGAAAGCAACAACAAATCAATTCACTTTAATTCATTAGCGTAGCATCTATATGGAAACTCAATTAACAGCATAAAAAACGTTTTATATAAAATAGGAATTGTAATGATCTGGTGCCAGAAGTGTGACTCACCAGAGCCAGAGAAACTCGGAGAGAACGGTGCCGATGAGGCCATTGATGAGGATGTAAGTCCACACCAGCTGGCTGGGGAGCTCGAAGGCCTCGAAGCCTGTGTAGTGAAGCACGAGGAAGCccggccacagcagcagcaggttgaacaGACCCACGAAccctgagagacacacaggggTCCAACACGGCTCTTAAGACAACATCTGTTGGCTGTAGTTGCTACAAGTGCACGGATTCAAGATGGTGACAAGGAACTACATGTTTCTGCTAACTGAGGGTTTCAACACATTGCAGAGATTGATAAGCATTATCTTAGAAGctatagaaaaagaaaatcttacCACAATttgttgaacacacacatttttctttacaGCTTTGAAATGGACTATGGACATTCTAGCACACATCTGGGACAACCTGAAGATACAATGCCTCTGGGCACAGCTGCCTCTGTGGCAAATGAAAGTCTGACCTGGTCCTTAAACAAGATATAAAGAGTATCTTCTTACCAAAGAACATGGGAATGTCCAGCTTGTCCTCCCGATCCACTCGTCTCTTGATCATGACAATGTAGACAGCGTAAAGTATCGCCCCGGCCAGCGACCACAAGGAACCTTCATAGAAATGTGCATTAGGAAAGAGTCAAACTGTAAGAATTTACACAATAGTgatgttatgtgtgtgtgagtgacagataCTCGCTGTCACCATGGTTACCTGTGACACCTTTCTCATCAGGGCTGTCCATGCTGGAGAAACTCACCAGCGTCACACCTCCCATGCTGAATAAGAGAGATACTGTTTGAACTGACAGGTAAACAAAGCTATAGCAATAGctataacaaatatatataacagtTTATTGTTGGATTTattcttttcatgggatttgtgAAAATGATGATAAAAGATCCCCAGACATATTGAAAACTACTGTTCAACAAAGTGAGCATTGAGAAACAGCATGAAACAGTACATCCCAGCCCTTCTATCAAAACGCTCACTCAGCACTTACCTCAGAGCCACAGCGAGCAGCTTGGACAAGGTGAAACGGTCGCTGCTGTTGCTGGGAAATATGGCTGCCAAGATCAGCGTGAACAGGCCTGAAGAGAGAAACATGTGTCAGAGCACAATGGAATCTGACACAGACCAGTCACAGCAGTGGATTTACTCTTCCTTGGGTTTAATAGACAACTCATCCAAGACTAGTTTTCCCCATTTTCCTTTTGTCAACTGTACATTTTACTGGGCATCATGAAATTCGTAGTCACCTGAGGTGGATGACAAAATGTTGACAATTGCAACCTGCATGTCGGACAGGGCTTCCTGGTAGGACAGGTTAGCGAGGAACCACTGGAAGACAAAAAG
Proteins encoded in this window:
- the LOC118120172 gene encoding solute carrier family 35 member F5 isoform X1, whose amino-acid sequence is MEWVFIMNRMSSQGSSAAQRRRMALGVVILLLVDVIWVASSELTSYIFKRQEYNKPFFSTFTKTSMFVLYLLGFLLWRPWRQQCTGSLKRRHSAFFADAEAYFAPCTTDTTVNNRLSEPLYVPVKFQDVPAEQSNYLTGDFQTSATKKQRVRFSNIMEVRQLPSTQALEAKLSRMSYPAAKDHEAMLHTVGKLTITDVAKISFFFCFVWFLANLSYQEALSDMQVAIVNILSSTSGLFTLILAAIFPSNSSDRFTLSKLLAVALSMGGVTLVSFSSMDSPDEKGVTGSLWSLAGAILYAVYIVMIKRRVDREDKLDIPMFFGFVGLFNLLLLWPGFLVLHYTGFEAFELPSQLVWTYILINGLIGTVLSEFLWLWGCFLTSSLIGTLSLSLTIPLSIMADICMQKVRFSWLFFAGAVPVFLSFIIATVLCHYNNWDPVLVGLRRVYAFICRKHRIQRLPEDSELCESLIPLHTVSPHEGSLCS
- the LOC118120172 gene encoding solute carrier family 35 member F5 isoform X2, whose product is MEWVFIMNRMSSQGSSAAQRRRMALGVVILLLVDVIWVASSELTSYIFKRQEYNKPFFSTFTKTSMFVLYLLGFLLWRPWRQQCTGSLKRRHSAFFADAEAYFAPCTTDTTVNNRLSEPLYVPVKFQDVPAEQSNYLTGDFQTSTKKQRVRFSNIMEVRQLPSTQALEAKLSRMSYPAAKDHEAMLHTVGKLTITDVAKISFFFCFVWFLANLSYQEALSDMQVAIVNILSSTSGLFTLILAAIFPSNSSDRFTLSKLLAVALSMGGVTLVSFSSMDSPDEKGVTGSLWSLAGAILYAVYIVMIKRRVDREDKLDIPMFFGFVGLFNLLLLWPGFLVLHYTGFEAFELPSQLVWTYILINGLIGTVLSEFLWLWGCFLTSSLIGTLSLSLTIPLSIMADICMQKVRFSWLFFAGAVPVFLSFIIATVLCHYNNWDPVLVGLRRVYAFICRKHRIQRLPEDSELCESLIPLHTVSPHEGSLCS